One Pseudodesulfovibrio cashew DNA window includes the following coding sequences:
- the gcvT gene encoding glycine cleavage system aminomethyltransferase GcvT: MTSLEITPLTQWHRDNGAKMAPFAGFDMPVQYKGIMVEHKHTRSHAGVFDICHMGEFALVGAGAKDALNKIITHDLETLAPGKCRYGFLLNETGGIIDDLIVYCTAEDEYMLVVNGACREKDFKQIKANLPESVLLTDISDQTAKIDLQGPDSLDVVNELMGASWNHLKYFNFETTNTLGFSMIISRTGYTGELGYELYLPSDKALEIWEKLVADERVEPVGLGARDTLRLEIGYPLYGQDLDDVHTPEEAGAGFFLKKETDYIGKSGLGNAKVSLIPLTIEGRRTARHHDEVLLASGEKTGVVTSGSFAPSLGHCIALAYVRKEDADNETFIIKTARAELEAKKTGLPFFKDGTARKKVD, from the coding sequence ATGACAAGTCTAGAGATAACCCCATTAACGCAATGGCACCGGGACAACGGCGCCAAGATGGCTCCCTTCGCCGGTTTCGACATGCCGGTACAGTACAAGGGCATCATGGTTGAACATAAGCACACCCGCTCCCACGCCGGGGTCTTCGACATTTGCCACATGGGTGAATTCGCACTTGTCGGCGCTGGTGCAAAAGACGCCTTGAACAAGATAATCACCCATGACCTTGAAACACTTGCCCCTGGCAAATGTCGATACGGATTTTTGCTCAATGAAACCGGTGGGATCATCGACGACCTGATCGTCTACTGCACGGCCGAAGATGAGTACATGCTCGTGGTCAACGGCGCGTGCCGGGAAAAGGATTTCAAGCAGATCAAGGCCAATCTTCCCGAATCGGTCCTGCTCACGGACATCAGCGATCAGACGGCAAAGATCGACCTTCAGGGCCCCGACTCTCTCGACGTCGTAAACGAGCTCATGGGAGCATCTTGGAATCATTTGAAATACTTCAATTTCGAAACGACGAACACCCTCGGCTTCTCCATGATCATCAGCCGAACCGGCTACACGGGTGAACTGGGCTACGAACTCTACCTCCCTTCCGACAAGGCGTTGGAAATCTGGGAAAAGCTTGTGGCGGACGAACGTGTGGAGCCGGTCGGACTCGGTGCACGCGACACCCTGCGCCTGGAAATAGGCTATCCCTTGTATGGCCAGGACCTGGATGACGTCCACACTCCCGAAGAGGCCGGTGCCGGATTTTTCCTGAAAAAGGAGACGGACTACATAGGAAAGAGCGGTCTGGGCAACGCCAAAGTATCTCTGATTCCTCTGACCATCGAAGGCCGACGGACAGCCCGCCACCACGACGAGGTCCTGCTCGCCTCGGGTGAAAAAACCGGCGTGGTCACCAGTGGCTCCTTTGCCCCCAGTTTGGGGCACTGCATTGCCCTTGCCTATGTCAGGAAGGAAGATGCGGACAACGAAACCTTCATCATCAAGACCGCCCGCGCGGAATTGGAAGCAAAAAAGACCGGTCTGCCGTTCTTCAAGGATGGCACGGCACGAAAAAAAGTTGATTAA
- a CDS encoding lysophospholipid acyltransferase family protein yields the protein MKIPFDPACLAPFIAFLFKLWARSIRYEIDGDWDGFLALNRQAKPLILGLWHGELFPATAFGYSRCDRLVTFVSQSKDGEVIARVIERLGHVTVRGSSSRGGVRALLKAKRIMEKENRIGVITLDGPRGPRHKSKDGVIFLAQRVKGVIVPLRAFPKRAKIFNSWDKFVLPMPFTKCRICLGEPMEVTREKLNPEVMAGERKRLEARMRELGRDHE from the coding sequence ATGAAAATACCCTTTGATCCCGCTTGCCTCGCTCCGTTCATCGCCTTCCTATTCAAACTGTGGGCTCGGTCGATTCGTTATGAAATCGATGGTGACTGGGACGGCTTTCTTGCCTTGAATAGACAGGCAAAACCACTGATCCTTGGCTTGTGGCACGGCGAATTATTCCCGGCCACCGCTTTTGGTTACTCCAGATGCGACCGTTTGGTCACCTTTGTGAGCCAGAGCAAGGATGGTGAGGTTATCGCCAGAGTCATCGAACGGTTGGGCCATGTGACTGTCCGCGGATCCAGTTCCCGGGGCGGAGTACGGGCATTGCTCAAGGCAAAGCGGATAATGGAAAAAGAGAATCGTATCGGGGTCATTACCCTGGACGGCCCGCGTGGTCCGCGTCACAAGTCCAAGGATGGGGTCATTTTTCTGGCTCAGCGTGTGAAGGGAGTCATCGTCCCATTGCGGGCATTCCCCAAACGTGCCAAGATTTTCAATTCGTGGGATAAATTTGTGTTACCAATGCCATTTACCAAATGTCGCATCTGTTTGGGGGAACCAATGGAGGTGACCCGTGAGAAGCTTAATCCCGAAGTCATGGCGGGGGAGCGGAAAAGGCTTGAGGCGCGCATGCGCGAGCTGGGTCGTGATCACGAATAA
- the yedF gene encoding sulfurtransferase-like selenium metabolism protein YedF, with translation MTQIQLECQGLPCPQPVLKCKSAIENDAPDELIIIVDNDAAKENVSRFLKTRGYDVQVENRGSDFAVIGKRISTDGDECEVCKVMSEAEISNVGQEKILVFIPTEVMGTGDDELGAKLMTNFLLTLKELGPDLWRIVMVNAGVKLTVPGNPCMEVLKELEENGVSILVCGTCLEFFGLSDTFQVGNMTNMLDVVTSFQLASKTIRV, from the coding sequence ATGACACAGATTCAGCTTGAATGCCAAGGGCTTCCCTGCCCTCAACCGGTTCTGAAATGCAAGTCGGCCATCGAAAATGACGCGCCGGACGAACTGATCATTATAGTGGACAACGACGCCGCCAAGGAAAATGTGAGCCGTTTTCTGAAAACACGCGGATACGACGTCCAGGTTGAGAACCGAGGTTCCGATTTTGCTGTAATCGGCAAGCGGATATCTACGGACGGCGACGAATGTGAAGTCTGCAAGGTCATGAGCGAAGCGGAAATCAGCAATGTCGGGCAGGAGAAAATCCTGGTCTTCATTCCCACTGAAGTCATGGGAACGGGCGACGACGAACTGGGCGCCAAGCTCATGACCAATTTCCTGCTGACACTGAAGGAGCTGGGCCCGGACCTGTGGCGAATCGTCATGGTCAACGCAGGAGTCAAACTGACCGTACCAGGCAACCCCTGCATGGAGGTGCTCAAGGAACTGGAGGAAAACGGCGTCTCCATCCTCGTCTGTGGAACCTGTCTGGAGTTCTTCGGCCTCTCCGACACGTTCCAGGTAGGCAACATGACCAACATGCTCGACGTGGTCACCAGCTTCCAGCTTGCCAGCAAAACCATTCGCGTCTAA
- a CDS encoding pseudouridine synthase, which yields MPQETSLIRLNKFIAQSGIASRRGADDLVFAGKVTVNGVTADSPGIKVDPAKDKVAVNGQLIGTGGGKDITLILHKPVEVVTTASDPQGRTTVLDLLPKKIKEMRPFPVGRLDFFSEGLLLLTTDGDLCYRLTHPKYHLPKVYRVTVRGNVTDGILKKMRSGMTLEDGERLAPVKVVAEKPVAGTQTLEMTLIQGVNRQIRRMCQESGLTILRLHRVKQGPVALGDLKRGQWRELTPAELNALKKAVKLR from the coding sequence ATGCCGCAGGAAACTTCACTCATTCGTCTCAACAAATTCATAGCCCAATCCGGTATAGCCTCCAGGCGAGGTGCCGATGATCTTGTTTTCGCCGGCAAGGTTACAGTCAACGGCGTCACAGCCGATTCCCCGGGCATCAAGGTCGATCCGGCCAAAGACAAAGTTGCGGTAAACGGGCAGTTGATCGGTACCGGCGGAGGCAAGGACATCACTCTCATACTGCACAAGCCGGTAGAAGTGGTGACCACAGCGAGCGATCCTCAGGGACGGACAACCGTCCTCGATCTTCTGCCCAAGAAAATCAAGGAGATGCGCCCATTCCCTGTGGGACGTCTAGATTTTTTTTCCGAAGGCCTTTTGCTGCTGACCACGGACGGCGATCTTTGCTACCGACTCACCCACCCGAAATACCACCTGCCTAAAGTCTATAGAGTGACTGTCCGAGGCAATGTAACCGATGGAATTCTCAAGAAGATGCGTTCCGGCATGACTCTGGAGGATGGAGAAAGGCTCGCCCCGGTCAAAGTGGTCGCGGAAAAACCCGTAGCCGGGACCCAGACGCTTGAAATGACGCTCATCCAGGGAGTCAATCGTCAGATTCGACGAATGTGCCAGGAGAGCGGACTGACCATTCTGCGCCTGCACAGGGTCAAACAGGGACCGGTGGCCTTGGGTGACCTTAAGCGGGGCCAGTGGCGCGAATTGACGCCAGCAGAACTGAACGCCCTGAAAAAGGCGGTCAAGCTGCGCTAG
- a CDS encoding LolA family protein produces MLKNIATLFITAVLITFFVMTCQAADPIATEDIPDLIQQRYESLKTFRADFVQELTNVASGEVQLRKGRIWFRQPSQVRWETTDPEKELLIVGPDAAWDYIEDEEVAIKYSVAGLLDSKTILRFISGKANIKEDFVVKTEWQGADKVRSKWGKGFTVLQLVPKEPEPGMVLAYVGVEPDTGLLRQVMIVDFYGNGNEVRLSDVALDVKLGAEMFTFTPPKNVHIEDNTQGF; encoded by the coding sequence ATGTTGAAAAATATTGCGACGTTGTTCATCACCGCCGTGTTGATCACTTTTTTCGTCATGACCTGCCAGGCGGCCGATCCCATTGCGACCGAAGATATACCCGACCTTATCCAGCAACGGTACGAGTCTTTGAAAACATTTCGGGCAGATTTTGTTCAGGAGCTGACTAACGTGGCCAGTGGCGAAGTCCAGTTGCGCAAGGGGCGCATATGGTTCAGGCAGCCCTCTCAGGTGCGTTGGGAGACTACCGATCCGGAGAAGGAGTTGCTCATCGTCGGCCCGGATGCCGCCTGGGATTATATCGAAGATGAAGAGGTGGCCATCAAGTACAGCGTTGCCGGGCTGTTGGACTCCAAGACTATTCTTCGTTTCATTTCCGGCAAGGCCAACATCAAGGAAGATTTCGTGGTCAAAACCGAATGGCAGGGCGCCGACAAGGTTCGATCCAAATGGGGAAAAGGATTCACAGTGCTGCAACTGGTGCCCAAGGAGCCGGAGCCGGGTATGGTCCTGGCCTATGTTGGCGTAGAGCCTGACACCGGGCTGCTGCGTCAGGTGATGATCGTGGATTTCTATGGAAACGGCAATGAGGTCAGGCTGTCCGACGTCGCCCTGGATGTGAAGTTGGGAGCGGAGATGTTCACGTTCACTCCACCCAAAAACGTCCATATCGAAGACAACACCCAAGGATTTTAG
- a CDS encoding DNA translocase FtsK codes for MAQRKTTAVTVRKGRGREIAGIFLLFLSAFLFLSLLSFHPKDPSFNQAVSPGWPVQNVVGLAGSYCAGFLVEIFGLGAMVWPFYFLYLGLSRFVSRMSLSASRWIGLCGLFIAFEAWATHPWLSNVPPDAYGLIGGGFLGRDIISRFTLPYLRPLGAFLVWAFVSIVSFQMAMGFTWTSVWSRLLGWWALYQEGASERAILRREKREAKAAKKAARKADGEAEAEESEEELGLQFIDLDAGEPENKKSLPKPKKKTKNKPAPKAAVSSSNGELPGTELLTLPPEQHTTQTPEVLQPLADRLKECLNDFKIQGEIQRVVPGPVVTMFEFKPAPGIKVSKIENLTDDIALALRAESVRIEAPIPGKDSVGIEIPNIDREIVYLREVLESKEFNKSKSPLTLALGKDLHGENRIADLAKMPHLLVAGATGAGKSVGINGFLLSLLYKAGPDRVKLLLVDPKRIELAPYATLPHLVHPVVTEMSLAKSALEWAVFEMDCRYKKMAKLGVRNIEGYNNKLEDLGDNLPEGCESYKVMPYLVIIIDELADLMMTAAKDVEQCIVRLAQLARAAGIHMILATQRPSVDVVTGLIKANFPTRISFFVTSKFDSRTILDAVGAERLLGKGDMLFKPSGGKLKRMHGAYVDETEIAQVVKFWEENVPQNFDLDFTDWKKDDGPGGSGQPGQSDDPVYDEAVQFVLNQGKVSISLLQRQFRIGFNRAARYIEQMEQEGIIGPQDGSKPRKVLIKK; via the coding sequence ATGGCACAAAGGAAAACCACGGCGGTAACGGTGCGGAAGGGGCGCGGCAGGGAAATTGCCGGCATCTTCCTGCTCTTCCTGTCAGCCTTTCTCTTCTTGAGTCTCCTGTCGTTCCATCCCAAGGACCCAAGCTTCAACCAGGCTGTATCCCCGGGGTGGCCGGTTCAGAACGTCGTGGGGCTGGCTGGTTCCTATTGTGCCGGTTTTCTTGTGGAAATATTTGGTCTTGGGGCCATGGTCTGGCCTTTTTATTTCCTCTATCTCGGCCTTTCGCGCTTCGTGTCCAGAATGAGCCTCTCAGCTTCACGCTGGATCGGTCTTTGCGGTTTGTTTATCGCCTTCGAGGCCTGGGCCACCCATCCCTGGTTGAGTAACGTCCCGCCGGACGCCTACGGATTGATAGGCGGGGGGTTCTTGGGCCGGGACATCATCTCCCGGTTCACTCTGCCGTATCTGCGTCCCCTGGGGGCATTTCTGGTGTGGGCTTTTGTGTCCATTGTTTCCTTCCAGATGGCCATGGGCTTCACTTGGACTTCCGTATGGTCACGCCTGCTTGGATGGTGGGCTCTCTATCAAGAGGGAGCTTCCGAGCGCGCCATTCTCCGAAGGGAGAAACGGGAGGCCAAAGCTGCGAAGAAAGCCGCGCGCAAAGCCGATGGCGAGGCGGAAGCGGAAGAAAGCGAAGAAGAATTGGGGCTTCAGTTCATTGATCTTGATGCCGGGGAACCGGAGAACAAGAAAAGCCTGCCCAAGCCAAAGAAAAAGACGAAGAACAAGCCCGCGCCCAAGGCCGCAGTGTCTTCAAGTAACGGGGAGTTGCCTGGCACGGAACTGTTAACCCTACCGCCGGAACAGCATACCACCCAGACGCCGGAGGTATTGCAACCTCTGGCTGACAGGCTCAAGGAATGTCTGAACGATTTCAAGATACAGGGTGAAATCCAGCGCGTGGTTCCCGGCCCCGTGGTGACCATGTTCGAATTCAAGCCCGCACCCGGCATCAAGGTCAGCAAGATCGAGAATCTGACTGACGATATTGCTTTGGCCTTGAGGGCCGAATCCGTACGCATCGAGGCACCGATTCCGGGCAAGGACAGCGTCGGCATCGAGATTCCAAACATCGATCGCGAGATTGTGTACTTGCGGGAGGTTCTTGAATCCAAGGAATTCAACAAGAGCAAGTCGCCGTTGACCCTTGCACTGGGCAAAGACCTGCACGGCGAAAACCGCATCGCGGACCTGGCCAAGATGCCGCACCTGCTGGTGGCGGGCGCCACCGGCGCGGGTAAGTCCGTGGGCATCAACGGTTTTTTGCTCAGCCTGCTCTACAAGGCCGGGCCGGACCGGGTTAAGCTGCTTCTGGTCGATCCCAAACGCATCGAACTGGCTCCGTATGCCACCTTGCCGCATCTGGTTCATCCGGTGGTCACCGAGATGAGCCTGGCCAAGTCCGCCCTGGAGTGGGCGGTCTTCGAAATGGATTGCCGCTACAAGAAGATGGCCAAACTCGGGGTACGCAACATCGAGGGCTACAACAATAAGCTCGAGGATCTGGGCGACAATCTTCCGGAAGGGTGTGAGAGCTACAAAGTGATGCCGTATCTCGTGATCATCATCGATGAGCTCGCGGATTTGATGATGACCGCGGCAAAGGATGTGGAGCAATGCATCGTGCGGCTGGCGCAGTTGGCGCGCGCTGCTGGCATTCACATGATCCTGGCAACCCAGCGACCCAGCGTCGACGTGGTCACCGGCCTGATCAAGGCCAACTTCCCCACGCGTATTTCCTTCTTTGTCACTTCCAAATTCGATTCCAGAACCATTCTAGATGCCGTAGGCGCGGAGCGGTTGCTCGGCAAGGGAGATATGCTCTTCAAGCCCAGCGGCGGCAAGCTCAAGCGCATGCACGGAGCGTACGTGGATGAGACGGAAATTGCGCAGGTCGTCAAATTCTGGGAAGAGAACGTGCCCCAGAATTTCGATCTGGACTTCACTGACTGGAAGAAAGATGACGGCCCGGGCGGTTCCGGCCAGCCCGGTCAGTCTGACGATCCCGTGTATGACGAAGCGGTACAATTCGTGCTAAACCAGGGCAAAGTGTCCATTTCCCTTTTGCAGCGGCAATTCCGTATAGGTTTCAACCGTGCGGCCCGCTACATCGAGCAGATGGAGCAGGAAGGGATTATCGGCCCTCAGGACGGCAGCAAGCCGCGCAAGGTCCTTATCAAGAAATAA
- the efp gene encoding elongation factor P yields MISTKDFRTGLKIEIDDKPFEIVEFQHFKPGKGGAMVRTKLRQLKTGQVLDKTFRSGEKVKKPDMAVVEQQFIYKDGTDFVFMDLETYEQMNVPGDAVGEKGGYIKEGDTVKVLLYNGELIGVDLPANVSLSVAQTDPGVQGDRVSNATKPATMETGLVVQVPLFINEGDIIKVDTRSGGYLGRE; encoded by the coding sequence ATGATATCCACCAAAGATTTCAGGACAGGCCTGAAAATTGAAATTGATGATAAACCGTTTGAAATAGTTGAATTTCAGCATTTCAAGCCGGGTAAGGGCGGAGCCATGGTTCGGACAAAGCTCCGTCAGCTCAAGACCGGCCAGGTGCTCGACAAGACTTTCCGCTCCGGTGAGAAGGTCAAAAAGCCCGACATGGCCGTGGTCGAGCAGCAGTTCATTTACAAGGATGGCACCGATTTCGTCTTCATGGACCTGGAAACCTATGAGCAGATGAATGTTCCCGGTGACGCCGTAGGCGAAAAGGGCGGCTACATCAAGGAAGGCGACACCGTAAAGGTGTTGTTGTACAATGGAGAACTGATCGGCGTTGATCTTCCCGCCAACGTCAGCCTGAGCGTAGCCCAGACCGACCCCGGCGTTCAGGGCGACCGCGTGTCCAACGCCACCAAGCCCGCCACCATGGAAACCGGCCTTGTGGTTCAGGTCCCGCTTTTCATCAACGAAGGGGACATCATTAAGGTCGATACGCGTAGCGGCGGCTACCTGGGCCGGGAATAA
- a CDS encoding type II 3-dehydroquinate dehydratase yields the protein MSRLTILMLNGPNLGHIGKRQPEIYGSRTMEDMPEIVKGLMGDAADAIDIVHFQSNSEGALIDRLERAREEGVDGVVFNAGAYTHTSLAIADCLAWIGIPCVEVHISNIWARTGQPLRQQSIMGGQCIGVIAGFGILSYALGVQALHAHLTGK from the coding sequence ATGTCCAGACTAACCATTTTGATGCTCAACGGTCCGAATTTGGGACACATAGGCAAGCGCCAGCCGGAAATCTACGGTTCCAGGACCATGGAGGACATGCCCGAGATCGTCAAGGGGCTTATGGGTGACGCCGCTGATGCTATTGATATCGTCCACTTTCAGTCCAACAGCGAGGGCGCGCTCATTGACCGGCTGGAGCGGGCCAGGGAAGAGGGTGTGGACGGCGTGGTTTTCAACGCCGGGGCTTACACCCACACCAGCCTGGCCATTGCCGATTGCCTGGCCTGGATAGGCATTCCCTGCGTGGAAGTGCATATCAGCAACATCTGGGCGCGCACGGGCCAACCCCTGCGCCAACAGTCCATCATGGGCGGTCAGTGCATCGGCGTCATTGCCGGATTCGGGATTCTGAGTTATGCCCTCGGTGTTCAGGCGCTCCACGCGCACCTCACCGGCAAGTAG
- the yihA gene encoding ribosome biogenesis GTP-binding protein YihA/YsxC, producing MNRTIELIKTIYEIKQLEDFEEPQIALAGRSNVGKSSLINCLAGRKGLAKISSKPGKTRSLNYYRVEPDGFFLVDLPGYGYAKCSKAERAKWAKLIEAYIQGNTQLKAVAVLLDSRLTPQKLDLELTSYLKSLGIPVIPVLTKSDKPKQRDRAKIQNQWKDILQQDKAPLCFSSKTGMGEAKLWDILAAHAAL from the coding sequence ATGAACAGAACCATTGAGTTAATCAAAACAATATACGAAATCAAGCAGCTTGAGGACTTCGAAGAGCCTCAGATTGCCCTGGCAGGCCGCTCAAACGTGGGCAAATCCTCGCTTATCAACTGCTTGGCGGGTCGCAAGGGACTCGCTAAAATCAGTTCCAAACCGGGCAAAACCCGCAGCCTCAACTACTATCGGGTTGAACCGGACGGCTTCTTTCTCGTGGACCTGCCGGGCTACGGTTATGCCAAGTGTTCCAAGGCGGAACGCGCCAAATGGGCCAAGCTCATCGAGGCCTATATTCAGGGAAACACACAGCTTAAGGCCGTGGCCGTGCTCCTCGACTCCCGTCTGACCCCGCAGAAACTCGACCTGGAGCTGACCTCCTACCTGAAGAGCCTTGGCATTCCGGTCATCCCAGTCCTGACCAAATCGGACAAACCGAAACAACGCGACCGGGCCAAAATTCAAAACCAGTGGAAGGATATCCTGCAACAGGACAAGGCACCGCTCTGTTTTTCGAGCAAGACGGGCATGGGTGAAGCCAAGCTCTGGGACATCCTGGCAGCCCACGCGGCCCTGTAG
- a CDS encoding LptF/LptG family permease, with product MSAFGIGVLSRYLIRQNIYLMAICLSVGTCIYLLSDVFDRLDDFIRAGLGADTILFYFFVKIPLIVSQLMPAIFLLAMVVQLGVLTRSKEMLALRAGGVSFAWFIRFFVFYAVVWSMGQLVFSQFLGVFGEVEANRIWKEEVRKKQLDELKINDLWFRDGPFIVLAKEAFPAKSRATDITVYEFATDSQELIRILKAKKALIDDNGWGLLDVQELDTRTFVSVKRLSQFLSVRQNLKAYAAVELKGDKAQLPLLELSKAIKKLEESGSNVEILKTAWHGKWSYAFSIAVMALLALTLATFSENIYANIGLSLILIFVQYGIHVVGVTAGEKGVLPPFIAAWMGNIVMGGLASVRLAWVSLPGFQSSLREWMSGLRVARS from the coding sequence ATGAGCGCCTTCGGCATCGGCGTGCTGAGCCGGTATCTTATCAGGCAGAATATCTATCTCATGGCCATCTGCCTCTCGGTCGGAACCTGCATTTATCTGCTCTCCGACGTGTTTGACAGGCTGGATGACTTTATCCGGGCCGGACTCGGCGCTGATACCATCTTATTCTATTTTTTCGTCAAGATACCGCTCATCGTCTCTCAACTTATGCCCGCCATTTTCCTGTTGGCCATGGTCGTGCAGTTGGGGGTGTTGACGCGAAGTAAAGAGATGCTGGCCCTGCGTGCGGGGGGCGTGTCCTTTGCCTGGTTCATCCGCTTTTTCGTTTTCTACGCGGTTGTCTGGAGCATGGGCCAATTGGTCTTTTCTCAATTCCTCGGCGTGTTCGGCGAGGTCGAGGCCAATCGGATCTGGAAGGAAGAGGTTCGAAAGAAACAGCTCGACGAGTTGAAGATCAACGACCTTTGGTTTCGTGACGGACCGTTCATCGTGCTTGCCAAGGAGGCGTTCCCGGCCAAGAGCAGGGCCACGGACATCACGGTGTACGAGTTTGCCACTGACAGCCAGGAGTTGATCCGCATTCTCAAGGCAAAAAAAGCACTTATCGACGATAATGGCTGGGGGTTGCTGGATGTTCAGGAGTTGGACACCCGGACCTTCGTTTCAGTGAAACGACTCTCTCAATTTTTATCCGTGCGCCAGAACCTGAAGGCGTACGCTGCGGTGGAACTCAAAGGTGACAAGGCGCAACTGCCCCTGCTTGAGTTATCCAAGGCGATCAAGAAGCTTGAAGAATCCGGGTCCAACGTGGAGATTCTCAAGACAGCGTGGCATGGCAAATGGTCCTACGCCTTCTCCATCGCAGTCATGGCGTTGCTGGCACTGACCCTGGCGACCTTTTCGGAGAACATCTACGCCAACATCGGGCTTTCATTGATCCTGATCTTCGTCCAGTACGGAATCCACGTGGTGGGCGTCACGGCAGGGGAGAAGGGCGTGCTACCGCCCTTTATCGCTGCATGGATGGGAAACATCGTCATGGGTGGCTTGGCCTCCGTGCGACTGGCCTGGGTAAGCCTGCCGGGCTTCCAGTCCTCTCTCAGGGAGTGGATGTCGGGCCTTAGGGTGGCCCGTTCCTGA
- the lptF gene encoding LPS export ABC transporter permease LptF, protein MKLLHRQIFLELCKLFGLTVSCLLGLILIGRMLQLRTLFLSQNIGFFNILQLFFFLTPFFLLLVMPISTMLSVFLTFLRMSTDNELTALKANGVSLYKMLPAPVAFCALCTLFTFFISFWGLAWGMDMFKVKLYEFARTHSKFSLQPGVFNKEFPGLTFYAHQVDNEKGILKFAFVRDQSTQGASVVVVAPEARIISSPKTAEVKIVFNRGKIFRQDGDELNVLKFNTYSVRLDLGELLGGFNFTEQKAKDMTFSRLSEIRRDPSKGPSQTPRFQRKVDTEYFKRLTLPLGCLILGMFAIPIAYVFRGLKQQYGLVLSMGLFLVYYSMFSIGVSMGEAGSIPPLYGMWAPNILYIFVAVVGIKFANEERTLPIVDWIAHLRGRLRRAEA, encoded by the coding sequence GTGAAACTGCTCCATCGTCAGATATTTCTGGAACTGTGCAAGCTGTTCGGCTTGACGGTTTCCTGTCTGCTCGGCCTCATTCTTATAGGCCGCATGCTCCAGTTGAGGACGCTGTTTCTTTCCCAGAACATCGGTTTCTTCAACATCCTGCAATTATTCTTTTTCCTGACTCCGTTTTTCCTGCTGTTGGTTATGCCCATCTCCACCATGCTCAGTGTATTCCTGACGTTCCTGCGCATGAGTACGGACAACGAACTCACGGCTCTCAAGGCCAACGGGGTGAGCCTATACAAGATGTTGCCCGCGCCCGTGGCATTCTGCGCCCTTTGTACTCTGTTTACCTTTTTCATATCCTTCTGGGGATTGGCCTGGGGTATGGATATGTTTAAAGTGAAGCTTTATGAATTCGCGAGGACCCACTCCAAGTTCTCTCTTCAACCAGGTGTATTCAATAAAGAATTCCCTGGGCTGACCTTTTATGCTCATCAGGTCGACAACGAGAAGGGAATACTGAAGTTTGCCTTTGTCCGCGATCAATCGACCCAGGGCGCATCCGTTGTGGTCGTTGCGCCTGAAGCCCGGATCATATCCTCGCCGAAGACGGCGGAAGTGAAAATCGTCTTTAACCGGGGAAAGATATTCAGGCAGGATGGAGATGAGCTCAACGTATTGAAGTTCAATACCTATTCTGTCAGACTCGACCTGGGAGAATTGTTGGGTGGGTTCAACTTCACGGAGCAGAAAGCCAAGGATATGACCTTTTCCAGGCTTAGTGAAATCAGACGGGACCCCAGCAAGGGACCTTCGCAGACCCCGCGTTTTCAGCGTAAGGTGGATACCGAGTACTTCAAGCGGCTGACCTTGCCGTTGGGCTGCCTGATTCTTGGCATGTTCGCCATCCCTATCGCCTATGTATTCAGGGGATTGAAGCAACAGTACGGACTTGTGCTCTCCATGGGGCTGTTCCTGGTATATTATTCGATGTTCTCCATCGGCGTTTCCATGGGTGAGGCCGGCAGCATTCCGCCCCTGTACGGTATGTGGGCTCCCAATATTCTCTATATTTTCGTTGCGGTCGTGGGCATAAAGTTCGCCAATGAAGAGCGGACGTTGCCCATCGTCGACTGGATCGCCCACCTGCGGGGGAGACTGAGGAGGGCCGAAGCATGA